GACCACCCTGACCGCCGCCATCACGATGACGCTGGCTGCCGCCGGCAGCGCGAAGGCGATGGCCTACGCCGACATCGACGCCGCCCCCGAAGAGAAGGCCCGCGGCATCACCATCAACAC
The nucleotide sequence above comes from bacterium. Encoded proteins:
- the tuf gene encoding elongation factor Tu (EF-Tu; promotes GTP-dependent binding of aminoacyl-tRNA to the A-site of ribosomes during protein biosynthesis; when the tRNA anticodon matches the mRNA codon, GTP hydrolysis results; the inactive EF-Tu-GDP leaves the ribosome and release of GDP is promoted by elongation factor Ts; many prokaryotes have two copies of the gene encoding EF-Tu), which translates into the protein MARAKFERNKTHVNIGTIGHVDHGKTTLTAAITMTLAAAGSAKAMAYADIDAAPEEKARGITINT